Proteins from one Arthrobacter sp. Soc17.1.1.1 genomic window:
- a CDS encoding Crp/Fnr family transcriptional regulator, translated as MDIEVLRRAPLFASLGDDVFAALTDELIEVDLPRGSSVFREGDQGDQLYFIVSGKIKLGRTAQDGRENLLAILGPGELFGEMALFDPSPRTATATAVSETRLAGLKNEDLRTLLETRPEVSAQLLQALARRLRRTNESLADLVFSDVPGRVAKALLDLADRFGRPATDGILVAHELTQEELAQLVGASRETVNKALAEFVQRGWLRLEARAVVILDIQRLRQRSR; from the coding sequence ATGGACATCGAGGTACTGCGCCGGGCGCCCCTCTTCGCATCACTGGGAGACGACGTCTTCGCGGCGCTCACGGACGAGCTGATCGAGGTCGACCTCCCCCGCGGTTCGTCGGTCTTCCGTGAGGGCGACCAGGGCGACCAGCTGTACTTCATCGTCTCCGGCAAGATCAAGCTCGGGCGCACCGCGCAGGACGGGCGCGAGAACCTGCTCGCGATCCTCGGCCCCGGCGAGCTGTTCGGCGAGATGGCGCTGTTCGACCCCAGCCCGCGCACCGCGACGGCGACCGCCGTATCCGAGACGCGCCTCGCGGGCCTGAAGAACGAGGACCTGCGGACGCTGCTCGAGACGCGCCCCGAGGTGTCGGCGCAGCTCCTGCAGGCGCTCGCCCGCCGCCTCCGCCGCACCAACGAGTCCCTCGCGGACCTCGTGTTCTCCGACGTCCCGGGGCGCGTGGCCAAGGCCCTGCTCGACCTCGCGGACCGCTTCGGCCGCCCCGCGACCGACGGCATCCTCGTGGCGCACGAACTCACGCAGGAGGAACTGGCCCAGCTCGTCGGGGCATCGCGCGAGACCGTCAACAAGGCGCTCGCCGAGTTCGTGCAGCGCGGCTGGCTCCGCCTCGAGGCGCGCGCCGTCGTCATCCTCGACATCCAGCGCCTGCGCCAGCGCAGCCGCTGA
- a CDS encoding NUDIX hydrolase: protein MDRLSTRHFPVAPDQRTAARSWIDHGERTPLKARSASSVVLLRDSAIGTETYLSYRRGNSPLGVLGFPGGSIEESDDDDLRWFGPTPAMWAKALGIEDHRVARRHVLCAIRELFEETGVLLAGPDASSLVEGTQAKEWMKAREAINEGECRFTDILDRRGLGVRTDLIKPLSHWVTPDFAHRRFDTHYFAAAQPVNQEPIILASKGVWGQWRWAAQEIADRDTTRLGDEVGQPNTVGCTLSELAVPAVEIILEKIGSSRGCIAYLSHKRPVKLYHPQLAEHDGDLVLQVECPKLTEGGSVQRGR, encoded by the coding sequence GTGGACCGTCTCAGCACCCGACACTTCCCCGTCGCGCCGGACCAGCGCACGGCGGCGCGGAGCTGGATCGACCATGGGGAGCGCACCCCCCTGAAGGCCCGGTCGGCGTCGTCGGTGGTCCTGCTGCGTGACAGCGCGATCGGCACGGAGACCTACCTCTCCTACCGGCGCGGCAACTCGCCGCTCGGTGTGCTCGGGTTCCCCGGCGGGAGCATCGAGGAGTCCGACGACGACGACCTGCGCTGGTTCGGTCCCACACCGGCGATGTGGGCGAAGGCCCTCGGCATCGAGGACCACCGCGTGGCCCGCCGGCACGTGCTGTGCGCCATCCGCGAACTGTTCGAGGAGACCGGGGTGCTGCTCGCCGGCCCCGACGCGTCCTCACTGGTGGAGGGCACGCAGGCGAAGGAGTGGATGAAGGCGCGCGAGGCGATCAACGAGGGCGAGTGCCGCTTCACGGACATCCTCGACCGTCGCGGGCTCGGCGTCCGGACGGACCTCATCAAGCCGCTCTCGCACTGGGTGACGCCCGACTTCGCGCACCGCCGTTTCGACACGCACTACTTCGCGGCGGCGCAGCCCGTGAACCAGGAGCCGATCATCCTCGCGAGCAAGGGCGTCTGGGGGCAGTGGCGCTGGGCCGCCCAGGAGATCGCGGACCGCGACACCACGAGGCTCGGCGACGAGGTGGGCCAGCCGAACACCGTGGGCTGCACCCTGAGCGAGCTGGCGGTGCCCGCCGTCGAGATCATCCTCGAGAAGATCGGCTCCTCCCGCGGGTGCATCGCCTACCTGTCCCACAAGCGCCCGGTGAAGCTGTACCACCCGCAGCTCGCGGAGCACGACGGCGATCTGGTGCTGCAGGTCGAATGCCCGAAGCTCACCGAGGGCGGGTCGGTGCAGCGGGGGCGCTGA
- a CDS encoding DUF2332 domain-containing protein, which yields MLFLGAVRFVGVPLEGYGVFRAFVVGHWAEIRSVLETRTTQTNEAGRCAVLLPSLAAISAEEGRPLALIEVGASAGACLYPDRYAYSYAPGPFLEPDGGSPVPPLACSVAGDVPLPSALPVVAWRAGIDLNPLDARDDDDVRWLEALVWPEHVFRAERLRAALGVVRQDPPLLVRGDLNEQIAPLVRRAPHDAVVVVFHSAVLAYLDAAGRRRFHDTMTAFTADRDRPVHWLSHEGHGVLDGVPGAMEKVPGEQDGRFVLQHNGRSVARTGPHGQSIEWL from the coding sequence GTGCTGTTCCTCGGGGCGGTGCGCTTCGTGGGGGTCCCCCTCGAGGGCTACGGCGTCTTCCGGGCGTTCGTCGTCGGACACTGGGCGGAGATCCGCTCGGTGCTGGAGACCCGGACCACCCAGACCAACGAGGCCGGGCGCTGCGCCGTCCTGCTGCCGAGCCTCGCGGCGATCAGCGCAGAGGAGGGGCGGCCCCTGGCCCTGATCGAGGTCGGGGCGTCGGCGGGTGCCTGCCTCTACCCGGACCGGTACGCGTACTCCTACGCGCCCGGCCCGTTCCTCGAGCCCGACGGCGGCTCACCCGTGCCTCCGCTCGCCTGCTCCGTGGCCGGCGACGTGCCGCTGCCCTCGGCGCTGCCCGTCGTGGCCTGGCGCGCGGGCATCGACCTGAACCCGCTCGACGCCCGCGACGACGACGACGTCCGCTGGCTCGAGGCGCTCGTCTGGCCCGAGCACGTGTTCCGCGCGGAGCGCCTCCGGGCCGCGCTCGGCGTCGTCCGGCAGGATCCCCCGCTGCTCGTCCGCGGCGACCTGAACGAGCAGATCGCCCCGCTCGTCCGGCGCGCACCGCACGACGCCGTGGTCGTCGTGTTCCACAGTGCCGTCCTCGCGTACCTGGACGCCGCCGGCCGGCGCAGGTTCCACGACACCATGACGGCTTTCACGGCCGACCGGGACCGCCCCGTGCACTGGCTCTCCCACGAGGGCCACGGCGTCCTCGACGGCGTGCCCGGCGCGATGGAGAAGGTGCCGGGCGAGCAGGACGGGAGGTTCGTGCTGCAGCACAACGGGCGGTCGGTGGCGCGCACCGGGCCGCACGGGCAGTCGATCGAGTGGCTCTAG
- a CDS encoding MarP family serine protease, protein MPEFSLEGFTLLDLVLVVVLLGYLVAGIRNGFLVTLGGIAGFVGGAVAAFFAIPLVSAWVPDNPWRLIAVIGTVVVLVIVGQAVGSALGASIRRWSDFPPLRIVDRILGGVVNVVVAALVLSMLAFSVGTLGVPFLSQPLAASRVIQGIDTATPGPVRTWMAQLRTIAVDDGIPTILESVGPAAPAVVPDASVDTPELAAAAASVVRITGTAFQCGQNQTGSGFVVAPGRVITNAHVVAGVDEPVVEVPGGGALPGRVVQLDTARDIAVIAVDELGAAPLPLGDDLGQGTTAAFAGYPAGGPYRIQPASIQGLSPVLVNNIYGADPQPLQVYSLAANVQQGNSGGPLLDLQGRVAGMVFAKSTADAPVGYALSLEELRPVAEGAPELADAVSAGQCTRG, encoded by the coding sequence GTGCCCGAATTCAGCCTCGAGGGGTTCACGCTCCTCGACCTCGTGCTGGTGGTGGTCCTCCTCGGCTATCTCGTGGCCGGGATCCGCAACGGCTTCCTGGTGACCCTCGGCGGCATCGCCGGGTTCGTCGGCGGGGCCGTCGCGGCGTTCTTCGCGATCCCGCTCGTCAGCGCCTGGGTGCCCGACAACCCGTGGCGCCTCATCGCGGTCATCGGCACGGTCGTGGTGCTGGTCATCGTCGGGCAGGCCGTCGGGTCGGCGCTCGGCGCCTCCATCCGGCGCTGGTCGGACTTCCCGCCCCTGCGCATCGTGGACCGGATCCTCGGCGGCGTCGTCAACGTCGTCGTCGCCGCCCTCGTGCTGTCGATGCTCGCGTTCAGCGTCGGCACCCTGGGCGTGCCCTTCCTCTCCCAGCCGCTGGCGGCCTCGCGGGTGATCCAGGGGATCGACACGGCCACCCCGGGTCCGGTGCGCACCTGGATGGCGCAGCTGCGCACCATCGCGGTCGACGACGGGATCCCGACCATCCTCGAGAGCGTGGGGCCCGCGGCGCCGGCGGTGGTACCCGACGCCTCGGTGGACACCCCCGAGCTCGCCGCGGCGGCCGCCTCGGTGGTCCGCATCACCGGCACGGCCTTCCAGTGCGGCCAGAACCAGACCGGGTCGGGGTTCGTCGTCGCCCCGGGCCGGGTGATCACGAACGCCCACGTGGTCGCCGGGGTGGACGAGCCCGTGGTCGAGGTCCCCGGGGGCGGTGCGCTGCCGGGCCGCGTGGTGCAGCTGGACACGGCCCGCGACATCGCGGTGATCGCCGTCGACGAGCTGGGCGCCGCACCGCTTCCGCTCGGCGACGACCTCGGGCAGGGGACGACGGCGGCATTCGCCGGATATCCCGCGGGTGGCCCCTACCGGATCCAGCCCGCGAGCATCCAGGGACTCTCGCCGGTGCTGGTCAACAACATCTACGGCGCCGACCCGCAGCCGCTCCAGGTCTACAGCCTCGCCGCGAACGTGCAGCAGGGGAACTCCGGCGGGCCGCTGCTCGACCTGCAGGGCCGGGTGGCGGGCATGGTCTTCGCGAAGTCGACGGCGGACGCGCCGGTGGGGTACGCGCTGTCCCTCGAGGAGCTGCGGCCCGTCGCCGAGGGTGCACCGGAGCTCGCCGACGCCGTCTCCGCCGGACAGTGCACGCGTGGCTAG